A section of the Acidobacteriota bacterium genome encodes:
- a CDS encoding PhzF family phenazine biosynthesis protein, giving the protein MTQPIYQADAFTAEPFAGNPAGVCPLKTGRPDTWLQAVAQEMNLSETAFLLPATDGFRLRWFTPTVEVNLCGHATLASAHILWTEGYADPARELRFHTRSGLLTARSDGDWIELDFPARTENPVEPPDGLEEALGVRVAYAGRNVDDLVVLLENEDAVWAAQPDFAALRRLPVRGVTVTAAADDPRFDFVSRFFAPAVGVNEDPVTGSAHCCLAPFWRARLGKDAMTGFQASTRGGVVRVRVAGDRVKLSGQAVTVIRGTLTD; this is encoded by the coding sequence ATGACCCAACCCATTTACCAGGCCGATGCGTTCACCGCCGAGCCCTTTGCCGGCAATCCGGCCGGTGTCTGTCCGCTGAAAACCGGCCGGCCCGACACATGGCTTCAAGCCGTGGCACAGGAGATGAACCTGTCCGAGACCGCCTTCCTGCTGCCTGCGACAGACGGCTTTCGCCTGCGCTGGTTCACACCCACGGTGGAGGTGAACCTGTGTGGACACGCCACCCTGGCCAGTGCGCACATCCTGTGGACGGAAGGGTACGCCGACCCGGCACGGGAGCTCCGCTTCCACACCCGGAGCGGACTCCTCACCGCCCGCTCCGACGGTGACTGGATCGAGCTGGACTTTCCCGCCCGCACGGAGAATCCCGTGGAGCCGCCGGACGGCCTCGAGGAAGCGTTGGGCGTCCGAGTCGCCTATGCGGGGCGGAATGTGGACGATCTGGTGGTCCTCCTGGAGAATGAAGACGCTGTCTGGGCTGCCCAGCCCGACTTTGCCGCGCTGCGCCGGCTGCCCGTTCGAGGCGTGACCGTCACCGCGGCCGCCGATGACCCACGCTTCGACTTCGTGTCCCGGTTTTTCGCCCCGGCGGTGGGCGTGAACGAAGATCCGGTCACGGGCTCGGCCCATTGCTGTCTGGCGCCCTTCTGGCGGGCTCGCCTGGGCAAGGACGCCATGACCGGTTTTCAGGCCTCGACACGGGGCGGTGTGGTCCGGGTTCGGGTGGCCGGCGACCGCGTCAAGCTGAGCGGGCAGGCGGTCACGGTGATCCGCGGCACGCTGACAGACTAA
- a CDS encoding threonine aldolase, giving the protein MTERFIDLRSDTVTRPTPAMRQAMFTAEVGDDVIGEDPTIHRLEALAAEMTGREAALFVPSGTFGNQVCIMTHCRPGHEVIVSELGHIVQHEVGGAAVLSAVQLRTIWPRGSAITWAEIEPRIRRGDDIHFPDTGLIALENAVWDGTVQPLEEMAEIHENARRLGIPVHLDGARIFNAAASLGVPAAAIARLADSVMFCLSKGLAAPVGSIVAGDADFIHRARKMRKLMGGGMRQAGILAAAGIVALTEMVPRLSDDHRQAQRLAAALAARPELELAPDRVDINMVFVRFRTGCGAEPEARFVAALRRRGILTYPPEGGRVRFVIHHDVTAADIDCVITSLDPALAEVRAGRC; this is encoded by the coding sequence ATGACGGAGCGGTTCATCGACCTGCGGTCCGACACCGTGACCCGGCCGACGCCGGCCATGCGGCAGGCCATGTTTACGGCCGAAGTGGGCGACGATGTCATCGGCGAGGACCCCACCATCCACCGGCTGGAAGCGCTGGCCGCGGAAATGACGGGCCGGGAGGCGGCACTGTTTGTCCCCAGCGGCACTTTCGGCAACCAGGTGTGCATCATGACCCACTGCCGGCCCGGCCATGAGGTGATTGTGTCGGAGCTGGGACACATCGTCCAGCACGAGGTGGGCGGCGCCGCGGTGCTCTCCGCCGTGCAGCTGCGGACCATCTGGCCGCGGGGGAGCGCCATCACCTGGGCGGAGATCGAGCCGCGCATCCGGCGGGGCGACGACATCCACTTCCCGGACACCGGGCTCATCGCACTGGAAAACGCCGTCTGGGACGGCACCGTCCAGCCCCTCGAGGAAATGGCGGAGATCCACGAGAATGCCCGTCGCCTCGGCATCCCCGTGCACCTGGACGGAGCCCGGATCTTCAACGCCGCCGCCAGCCTTGGCGTGCCGGCTGCGGCGATCGCCCGCCTGGCCGACTCAGTCATGTTTTGCCTGTCCAAGGGGCTGGCCGCTCCGGTGGGTTCCATAGTGGCGGGCGACGCCGATTTCATCCACCGCGCCCGCAAGATGCGCAAGCTCATGGGTGGCGGCATGCGCCAAGCGGGGATCCTCGCCGCCGCCGGCATCGTGGCGCTGACGGAGATGGTACCGCGGCTGTCCGACGATCACCGCCAGGCGCAGCGGCTGGCGGCGGCCTTGGCCGCGCGGCCGGAGTTGGAGCTGGCTCCGGACCGGGTGGACATCAACATGGTGTTCGTCCGTTTCCGGACCGGTTGCGGCGCGGAGCCCGAAGCGCGATTCGTCGCGGCACTGCGCCGTCGCGGCATTCTGACCTACCCGCCGGAGGGCGGTCGGGTGCGTTTTGTCATTCACCACGACGTAACCGCCGCAGACATCGACTGCGTCATCACCAGCCTGGACCCGGCACTGGCCGAAGTGCGGGCCGGCCGCTGCTAG